In Campylobacter sp. 2014D-0216, the following proteins share a genomic window:
- the thrB gene encoding homoserine kinase: MKILIPATSANLGPGFDCLGLSLKYFNQAIVEKSKFFSISVHGEGENNIYLKKNNTFVNIFYEVYQRLSGRKDNFRFVFQNNIPLARGMGSSSAVIVGAIACAYELSGFKADKNTILNEALKYENHPDNIAPAALGGFVCALVHQDKVLAIKKKIDKNLKAIITIPNVPMNTQKSRSVLAKKINLEEGVFNLCHASFLTACFLEKKYDLLKYASLDKLHQYQRMKLLPELFEVQKLALDNNALMSTLSGSGSSFFTLAYQDDAKKIKEKIKNKFAKFRVELLDFDDEGFKIC; encoded by the coding sequence ATGAAAATTTTAATTCCTGCAACAAGTGCAAATTTGGGTCCTGGTTTTGACTGTTTAGGGTTGAGTTTAAAGTATTTTAATCAAGCCATAGTTGAAAAGTCAAAATTTTTTAGTATTAGCGTGCATGGAGAAGGTGAAAATAATATTTATCTTAAAAAAAATAACACCTTTGTTAATATCTTTTATGAAGTATATCAAAGATTAAGTGGTAGAAAAGATAATTTTCGTTTTGTTTTTCAAAACAATATTCCTTTGGCAAGAGGCATGGGGAGTTCTTCTGCTGTGATTGTTGGGGCAATAGCTTGTGCATATGAGTTAAGCGGGTTTAAGGCAGATAAAAATACAATACTCAATGAAGCTTTAAAGTATGAAAATCATCCTGATAATATAGCCCCTGCGGCACTAGGTGGTTTTGTGTGTGCGCTAGTCCATCAAGATAAAGTTTTGGCAATCAAAAAGAAAATAGATAAGAATTTAAAAGCTATTATCACAATCCCGAATGTACCTATGAATACACAAAAATCACGATCGGTTTTAGCAAAAAAAATCAACTTAGAAGAAGGGGTTTTTAATCTTTGCCATGCTTCATTTTTGACTGCATGTTTTTTAGAAAAAAAATATGACTTGTTAAAATACGCTAGTTTAGATAAATTACACCAATACCAAAGAATGAAGCTCCTACCAGAACTTTTTGAAGTACAAAAACTAGCATTAGATAATAATGCTCTCATGAGTACACTTTCAGGATCGGGTTCGAGTTTTTTTACTTTGGCTTATCAAGATGATGCTAAAAAAATCAAAGAAAAAATCAAAAATAAATTTGCTAAATTTAGAGTCGAGCTTTTAGATTTTGATGATGAGGGCTTTAAAATTTGCTAA
- the lpxC gene encoding UDP-3-O-acyl-N-acetylglucosamine deacetylase, which produces MNQTTIAREVKGVGIGLHKGEPISIKLEPLEADSGIVFYRSDLGISYEAKPENVIDTQMATVIGDHRGYVSTIEHLMSAINAYGVDNVRIVLDANEAPVMDGSSIGFCMMLEEAGMKELDRAKKILVVKKPVEVKEGNKFVRLSPTDMPVINYTIEFDNPIIGKQNYCFEFSKENYINEIARARTFGFLKDVQALRAMNLGLGGSLENAVVIDENRILNPEGLRFKDEFVRHKILDAIGDLTLLGCRVFGDYTSYAGSHKLNHLLTKELLKDPSAYEIVSLEKSAHKVYEKVFA; this is translated from the coding sequence ATGAATCAAACAACAATAGCAAGAGAAGTTAAAGGCGTTGGTATAGGTTTGCATAAGGGTGAGCCTATTAGTATAAAATTAGAGCCATTAGAGGCTGATAGTGGTATAGTGTTTTATAGAAGCGATTTGGGAATTTCTTATGAGGCAAAGCCTGAAAATGTTATTGATACGCAAATGGCTACTGTGATAGGAGATCATAGAGGTTATGTTTCTACTATAGAGCATTTAATGAGTGCTATTAATGCTTATGGTGTTGATAATGTGCGTATTGTCTTAGATGCTAATGAAGCACCGGTAATGGATGGTAGTAGTATAGGTTTTTGTATGATGCTTGAAGAAGCAGGTATGAAAGAACTCGATAGAGCTAAAAAAATCCTAGTGGTAAAAAAACCCGTGGAGGTAAAAGAAGGTAATAAATTTGTACGCTTAAGTCCAACAGATATGCCTGTGATTAACTATACTATAGAGTTTGACAATCCTATCATAGGTAAACAAAATTATTGTTTTGAATTTAGTAAAGAAAATTATATCAACGAAATCGCAAGAGCAAGAACTTTTGGATTCTTAAAAGATGTACAAGCTTTAAGAGCTATGAATTTGGGTCTTGGAGGGAGTTTGGAAAATGCGGTTGTGATTGATGAAAATCGTATTTTAAATCCTGAAGGTTTGCGTTTTAAAGATGAGTTTGTTCGCCATAAAATTTTAGATGCTATTGGAGATTTGACTTTGCTTGGTTGTAGAGTTTTTGGAGATTATACCTCCTATGCGGGCTCACATAAACTTAATCATCTCTTGACTAAAGAACTCTTAAAAGACCCAAGCGCATATGAAATAGTAAGCCTAGAAAAGAGCGCGCATAAAGTCTATGAAAAGGTTTTTGCATAA
- a CDS encoding tRNA threonylcarbamoyladenosine biosynthesis protein TsaB: MLGIYEDDRLLEVIESDLKVSETLPCIIQKLLLKYELQKLIYVHGPGSYMGIKISYVSFQTLAIVKNIPLEAVSAFELNNNTPIPANKHLCFVKKENDEIVLEKTQAGSFFMPQSLKGLGLSKDNAPFYVLDAIN, from the coding sequence ATGCTTGGTATTTATGAAGATGATAGATTGCTAGAAGTGATTGAGAGTGATTTAAAGGTAAGCGAAACCTTGCCTTGTATCATTCAAAAATTGTTACTGAAATACGAACTGCAAAAACTTATTTACGTACATGGTCCAGGTTCTTACATGGGGATAAAGATTTCATATGTATCTTTTCAAACCTTAGCCATAGTGAAAAATATTCCACTAGAAGCAGTGAGTGCTTTTGAGTTAAACAACAACACCCCTATACCTGCAAATAAACATTTGTGTTTTGTAAAAAAAGAAAATGATGAAATTGTACTTGAAAAAACACAAGCAGGGAGTTTTTTTATGCCACAGAGTTTAAAGGGCTTGGGTTTAAGTAAAGACAATGCACCTTTTTATGTTTTAGATGCGATTAATTAA
- a CDS encoding DUF448 domain-containing protein: MCIVCKGRYEKQSLHRFQIKNSQIITKVEFGRSLYICNPCLDKDEKTLQRAFMRACKGNFHGSINQQDLKEIFFNGRCKN; encoded by the coding sequence ATGTGCATTGTTTGCAAAGGTCGTTATGAAAAGCAGAGTTTGCATCGATTTCAGATAAAAAATTCTCAAATTATCACTAAAGTGGAATTTGGTAGAAGTTTGTATATTTGCAATCCGTGCTTAGATAAAGATGAAAAAACACTGCAAAGAGCTTTTATGAGAGCTTGCAAAGGCAATTTTCATGGCAGTATAAACCAGCAGGATTTAAAGGAGATATTTTTTAATGGCAGATGTAAAAATTAG